A single window of Lentimicrobiaceae bacterium DNA harbors:
- a CDS encoding GNAT family N-acetyltransferase — protein MNEIAATTWWMQMTQKPAAGTTVPLPEGCTVIRALNPNRAYYLYLYTSVGRPYQWYNRLMMPADELQGLLEDKNTEIYVLYLNGVPAGFAEFDVAAEKSTEMVYFGLGCDFTGRGLGKPFLQWCIDKAWQRPINRLWLHTCNLDHAAALSLYQKAGFIIYDQDTIMQQTPDPEDDPYRLLPW, from the coding sequence ATGAATGAAATAGCAGCAACCACATGGTGGATGCAAATGACCCAAAAACCAGCCGCTGGAACAACTGTTCCATTGCCTGAAGGCTGCACAGTAATACGTGCTTTAAACCCCAACAGGGCTTACTACCTTTATCTGTACACTTCGGTTGGCCGGCCTTACCAGTGGTATAACCGGCTGATGATGCCTGCAGATGAGCTTCAGGGATTACTTGAAGATAAAAACACTGAGATTTATGTACTTTATTTAAACGGCGTTCCGGCTGGTTTCGCTGAGTTTGATGTGGCTGCTGAAAAAAGTACCGAAATGGTTTACTTTGGGTTGGGCTGCGACTTTACCGGACGCGGACTTGGCAAACCGTTTTTACAGTGGTGTATTGACAAAGCCTGGCAGAGGCCTATCAACCGTCTGTGGTTGCACACCTGCAACCTTGATCATGCAGCTGCACTCTCGCTTTACCAGAAAGCAGGGTTTATAATTTACGATCAGGACACCATCATGCAACAAACACCAGATCCTGAAGATGACCCCTACCGCCTCCTTCCCTGGTAA
- a CDS encoding DNA alkylation repair protein, translated as MNPEKYAGLLQQHFAFHKNEYNAERMSKYMLNKFEFFGIQSPLRKQLAASFIHEHGIPAPEQLAETAGIIWQLPQRELHYVIMEICSRKPYMADSNRYELYKFMITTHSWWDTVDYIASNLVGAWLIKHKDKTNVVTHDLMTSGNMWLQRTALLFQLKYRQSTDSRMLFEFIEQLAVSNEFFIRKAIGWALREYSKTCPEIVLAFVNNHELSGLSKREALRIMNKNQGNE; from the coding sequence ATGAATCCAGAAAAATACGCCGGGTTACTGCAACAGCATTTTGCATTTCATAAAAATGAATATAATGCAGAGCGCATGAGTAAATATATGCTCAATAAGTTCGAATTTTTTGGTATTCAGTCACCTCTCAGAAAACAACTAGCCGCCTCATTTATACACGAGCATGGCATTCCAGCCCCTGAACAGCTTGCCGAAACAGCAGGCATTATCTGGCAATTGCCTCAGCGTGAGCTGCATTATGTTATCATGGAGATATGTTCACGTAAACCCTATATGGCCGACAGCAACCGATATGAACTTTACAAATTTATGATTACCACCCATTCATGGTGGGACACTGTTGATTATATTGCCTCAAACCTGGTCGGAGCCTGGTTGATAAAACATAAAGACAAAACAAACGTTGTAACACATGACCTGATGACATCAGGGAACATGTGGCTTCAGAGAACTGCTTTACTTTTTCAGCTTAAATACCGCCAATCGACTGACAGCAGGATGTTGTTTGAATTTATTGAACAACTGGCCGTTTCCAATGAATTCTTTATCAGAAAAGCCATTGGCTGGGCACTGCGCGAATATTCCAAAACCTGTCCGGAAATAGTTCTGGCTTTTGTCAATAATCATGAATTATCGGGGTTAAGCAAGCGCGAGGCCCTCAGAATAATGAATAAAAACCAAGGAAATGAATGA
- a CDS encoding AMP-binding protein, with the protein MFDIPDKLILNGQTYKGKTLLQLAADLQAKEKTEQEKSLGKFISHWVDKQDFVKVKTSGSTGKPKIIKLKKSALLASASMTTGFLRLNSGQTALLCLNTHFIAGIMMVVRAMQMELNLITVAPDGFPLNNLPDNQPVDFAAMVPAQVFNSINHPASRRKLESIGTLIIGGAPISPSLEESIAGLSGKIYATFGMTETISHIALRRINGPERKETYTLLPDITMETDERGCLIACVPYLDESRIVTNDLIRIETPTTFQWLGRADNVINSGGLKLIPEEIEKKITPFLTSRFFIAAQPDTKLGEIPVLIIESATPVSASEKEALLSRIKTVLAKSELPKYIWQSSQFAETSNGKINRSKSVENLQAR; encoded by the coding sequence ATGTTTGATATTCCTGACAAACTTATTTTAAACGGGCAGACCTACAAGGGGAAAACACTGCTGCAACTGGCAGCAGATCTACAAGCCAAAGAAAAAACAGAGCAGGAAAAATCACTGGGAAAATTCATCAGCCATTGGGTTGACAAGCAAGATTTTGTTAAAGTGAAAACATCAGGTTCTACCGGGAAGCCTAAAATAATTAAGCTGAAGAAAAGCGCCCTGTTGGCCTCAGCCTCCATGACCACGGGCTTTCTCCGGCTCAATTCCGGACAAACAGCACTGCTGTGCCTGAATACACATTTTATTGCAGGTATCATGATGGTGGTGAGGGCCATGCAAATGGAATTAAATTTAATAACAGTCGCACCCGATGGATTCCCGCTAAACAACCTGCCCGACAACCAACCGGTTGACTTTGCAGCTATGGTGCCCGCTCAGGTTTTTAACTCAATAAACCACCCCGCATCAAGGCGCAAACTGGAATCTATTGGCACGCTGATTATCGGCGGCGCGCCAATAAGTCCCTCACTTGAAGAATCAATAGCGGGCTTATCCGGCAAAATTTATGCAACGTTTGGCATGACAGAAACCATTTCGCACATTGCCCTTCGCAGAATTAATGGCCCTGAAAGGAAAGAAACCTACACCTTATTGCCAGACATCACCATGGAAACCGATGAGCGGGGATGTCTTATTGCCTGTGTTCCATACCTTGATGAGAGCAGGATTGTAACCAATGACCTTATCAGAATAGAAACGCCCACAACGTTTCAATGGCTGGGGCGGGCCGACAATGTCATCAACAGTGGTGGCTTAAAGTTGATACCTGAAGAAATTGAAAAAAAAATAACGCCCTTTTTGACTTCGCGTTTCTTTATTGCGGCTCAGCCCGATACCAAGCTTGGCGAAATACCGGTTCTCATCATTGAATCTGCAACGCCGGTTTCAGCATCTGAAAAAGAAGCCTTGCTGAGCAGAATAAAAACAGTGCTTGCCAAAAGTGAATTGCCAAAATACATATGGCAATCCAGTCAGTTTGCTGAAACAAGCAACGGAAAAATTAACCGCTCGAAGAGCGTTGAGAATCTGCAGGCCAGGTAA
- a CDS encoding outer membrane beta-barrel protein, with translation MKRTLFIMMAFIAFSMASQAQKSADNLFSKKFSMGVDIFNDIVMDAPDDISFRTINQGANIYGMYTYPIKESNFAFAIGAGLGMHNLFSDGMLSDTSGVSFFSKIPEKTTDTEQSLKYKKNKVSLTYLDIPAELRFKTEGGFKVAIGIKAGFLLNAHTKYKGDDFADGSDLKVKESSLPNFQSWRIGPTIQIGYKWICVTGFYSITKVFEENFGPQIYPVSVGISLRPF, from the coding sequence ATGAAACGTACCTTATTTATAATGATGGCTTTCATAGCCTTTTCGATGGCTTCGCAGGCTCAGAAAAGTGCTGACAACCTGTTTAGTAAGAAATTCTCAATGGGTGTCGACATTTTTAATGATATTGTGATGGATGCACCGGATGATATCAGTTTCAGAACCATCAATCAGGGCGCAAATATTTATGGGATGTACACTTATCCTATCAAAGAGAGCAATTTTGCTTTTGCTATCGGGGCTGGCCTGGGGATGCATAACTTATTTAGCGACGGCATGCTTAGCGATACATCGGGGGTTTCTTTTTTCTCTAAAATACCTGAGAAAACTACAGATACCGAACAGAGTCTTAAATACAAGAAAAATAAGGTTTCACTAACTTATCTTGACATTCCTGCTGAACTCAGGTTTAAGACCGAAGGTGGATTTAAAGTGGCAATCGGAATCAAAGCCGGTTTTTTGCTCAATGCCCATACAAAATATAAAGGCGATGATTTTGCCGATGGAAGTGATTTGAAAGTAAAAGAAAGCAGTTTGCCAAACTTTCAGTCGTGGCGCATAGGTCCTACCATTCAGATTGGTTACAAATGGATATGTGTGACAGGATTTTATTCTATTACCAAGGTTTTTGAAGAAAATTTCGGACCTCAGATTTATCCTGTTTCTGTTGGAATATCACTTCGGCCTTTCTGA
- a CDS encoding T9SS type A sorting domain-containing protein has product MKTVFRISVALTLILLTGLQLTAQKTQAPALSDTIDVTHYGLHLTVTDFTNHIITGQAQVTFTTPLNNIHFLPLELKQLQVDSVKNADNIQLSFTHTGDLLRISLDEAISVNDTSMVVVYYHGTPFHESWGGFHFSGSYAFNLGVGFVSVPHNLGKAWFPCIDDFIDRAYYDYYITVENDKTAVCGGLLQSVAPVNDQTRLFHWKSDRTLPTYLASVAVGPYSLVSDSFSGMQAEIPVTYYVRPSDTTRARGSFLNMPLIAGNFEEAFGPYPFQRIGITGTSLGAMEHAENIFYPNGSINGNLSDEWLYTHELSHMWFGNKVTCSSDADMWLNEGWARWCETLYREKLYGTESAKNNMRSLMRNVLQYIHTTEGGYRPLSPMPSEYTYGDNVYDKGGMTVHALRGYMGDSLFFNGVQTYLSTFAFKPASSYDLRDALSASSGIDLTDFFNFHVFGPGFNQCSVDSFKVYPAGNEFDIEVFMKQRLKGTDVYAMDCRSELAFMNDLWQTETRKISFQGSHGSALFRLPFIPALVMTDLNEKSGDATTDQYKIIKTTGLYDFTDTFFKLDVTEISDSAFVRITHNWVPPDSLRIPQSGLKLSDYRYWSVEGIFPEGFHATGRFSYNRNGYLDNTLLTNSADSLVILYRPDASSDWMPVSFTKTGPWQIGTIYVPQLRPGDYTLAVWDAVYVGSNLIPDDDQLFRVYPNPATGVVNIETNARHTGVLSIHDTSGKLVYLTDVAAENQHFRWNCSLNNRGTYLVSLISSQGCTSSKKILIQP; this is encoded by the coding sequence ATGAAAACAGTTTTTAGGATTTCAGTAGCTTTGACGCTTATCCTGCTTACAGGGTTACAACTGACAGCGCAAAAAACACAGGCTCCGGCGCTGAGCGATACAATTGATGTTACACATTACGGCCTGCACCTGACAGTTACCGACTTTACCAACCATATAATCACCGGCCAGGCACAAGTAACATTTACCACACCACTGAACAATATCCATTTTCTGCCGCTTGAACTCAAGCAACTACAGGTTGATTCAGTAAAAAATGCCGATAACATACAACTGAGCTTTACCCACACAGGCGACCTTTTAAGGATAAGTCTGGATGAGGCGATATCGGTCAACGACACATCCATGGTTGTCGTTTATTATCATGGCACTCCTTTCCATGAATCATGGGGCGGTTTTCACTTCTCGGGAAGTTACGCCTTTAACCTGGGAGTAGGATTTGTTTCTGTGCCACACAACCTGGGCAAAGCATGGTTTCCCTGTATTGATGATTTTATTGATCGCGCTTATTACGATTATTACATCACTGTTGAAAACGACAAAACGGCTGTATGTGGCGGATTACTGCAATCTGTAGCACCTGTCAACGATCAGACCAGGCTTTTTCACTGGAAATCAGACCGCACTTTACCCACTTATCTGGCGTCGGTAGCCGTTGGGCCTTATTCGCTGGTATCCGACTCCTTTTCAGGAATGCAAGCTGAAATACCTGTTACCTATTATGTAAGGCCTTCTGACACCACCCGCGCGCGGGGCAGTTTCCTGAATATGCCCCTGATTGCAGGAAATTTTGAAGAAGCCTTTGGCCCTTATCCTTTTCAGCGCATTGGAATTACCGGAACATCGCTGGGCGCCATGGAACATGCTGAAAATATTTTTTATCCAAATGGAAGTATCAATGGCAATTTATCTGACGAATGGCTTTACACCCATGAACTCTCTCACATGTGGTTTGGGAACAAGGTAACCTGTTCGTCAGATGCTGATATGTGGTTAAATGAGGGATGGGCCCGCTGGTGCGAAACCCTATACCGCGAAAAGCTTTACGGAACAGAATCTGCCAAAAACAATATGCGTTCGCTCATGCGAAACGTGCTTCAATACATTCACACGACCGAAGGTGGATACCGGCCATTATCGCCCATGCCATCAGAATATACATATGGCGATAATGTATACGACAAAGGTGGAATGACAGTGCATGCCCTTCGCGGATATATGGGCGATAGCCTGTTTTTTAACGGCGTGCAAACCTACCTCAGCACATTTGCCTTTAAACCAGCGTCATCCTATGATTTACGCGATGCGCTTTCGGCTTCATCCGGAATTGATTTAACTGACTTCTTCAACTTTCATGTTTTCGGGCCGGGATTCAACCAGTGCTCAGTTGATTCTTTCAAAGTATATCCGGCCGGAAATGAATTCGACATTGAGGTCTTTATGAAACAGCGACTGAAAGGCACCGATGTTTATGCAATGGACTGCCGCTCTGAACTTGCCTTTATGAATGATTTGTGGCAAACTGAAACCCGCAAAATCAGCTTCCAGGGTTCGCATGGTTCAGCCCTATTCAGGCTCCCTTTTATCCCGGCTTTGGTCATGACCGACCTGAATGAAAAATCGGGTGACGCTACAACCGACCAATACAAAATCATCAAAACCACCGGACTTTATGACTTTACTGACACTTTTTTCAAACTTGACGTAACCGAAATAAGTGATTCAGCTTTTGTAAGAATAACACACAATTGGGTGCCACCCGACAGCCTCCGCATACCACAGTCAGGATTAAAGCTGAGCGACTACCGCTACTGGAGTGTTGAAGGCATTTTCCCTGAAGGATTTCATGCTACCGGCAGATTTTCATATAACAGAAACGGATATCTTGACAACACTTTGTTAACCAATTCGGCTGATTCACTGGTAATCCTTTACCGGCCTGATGCTTCTTCCGATTGGATGCCGGTTTCATTCACAAAAACGGGACCCTGGCAAATTGGCACCATTTATGTTCCGCAGCTCAGACCCGGTGATTACACGCTGGCCGTTTGGGATGCTGTTTATGTGGGAAGCAACCTTATACCTGATGATGATCAATTATTCAGGGTATACCCCAACCCGGCAACAGGCGTTGTGAATATCGAAACAAATGCCAGGCACACCGGCGTTCTTTCAATACATGACACATCGGGAAAACTTGTTTATTTAACTGATGTTGCCGCTGAAAATCAGCATTTTCGCTGGAACTGCTCCCTCAATAACCGGGGCACATATTTGGTCTCCCTTATTTCCAGCCAGGGATGCACATCCAGTAAAAAGATTCTTATTCAGCCCTGA
- a CDS encoding TolC family protein, which produces MRKPNAFFAILFALISLSASSQQVWTLEQCVNHALTNNLQVKQQMLLVESAKADLLQSKLDLLPGITGNATHAYNYGQTVDRYTNQFATSRTQSNNFYLQSGVTLFNGFQKLNSIKQSQLNLMASQQDADKYMNDMSINIATFYMQVLFYKELVLIRTNQLDITRQQVERMKKLVDAGTMAQGDSYTIEAQYAVEESSLIEAENNLELSLLTLSQLLDLPSADGFDIEVPALNIDGEPSLVANPDQIFTYAQANMPEIKAAEYRLLGSEKQLARAKGGYYPSLSLSGSWGTGYSGASQIVDQVLPGQPQLIGYALNPDAANLDVYANSFDYTYKTKAWSDQISDNNNQSIGLYLTIPILNGWQSRTNVSKAKIALDNSKIDLEVQKLQLRKTIQQAWADARASLKQYHAAEKKVNATRESFRYAEQKFDVGIMNSVDYNNAKKDLSNAESEQLQSKFDFIFKTTVLDFYMGRPLSLK; this is translated from the coding sequence ATGAGAAAACCAAATGCCTTTTTTGCAATACTATTTGCGCTGATTAGCTTAAGTGCGAGTTCACAACAGGTGTGGACACTTGAACAATGCGTAAACCATGCACTCACCAATAATTTACAGGTAAAACAGCAAATGCTGCTTGTTGAAAGTGCAAAGGCCGATTTGCTGCAGTCGAAACTCGATTTGCTGCCTGGTATCACCGGAAATGCCACGCACGCCTATAACTACGGGCAAACGGTTGACCGTTACACCAATCAGTTTGCTACAAGCAGAACGCAATCCAATAACTTTTACCTGCAAAGTGGAGTTACTTTGTTTAATGGCTTTCAAAAGCTTAACAGCATAAAGCAAAGCCAGTTAAACCTGATGGCCAGTCAGCAGGATGCAGACAAGTACATGAATGATATGTCTATCAACATTGCTACTTTTTACATGCAGGTTTTGTTCTACAAGGAATTGGTTTTAATCCGTACAAACCAGCTTGACATTACCCGTCAGCAGGTGGAAAGAATGAAAAAGCTGGTGGATGCCGGTACCATGGCGCAAGGCGATTCCTATACCATTGAGGCGCAATATGCCGTTGAGGAATCAAGCCTGATTGAGGCTGAGAATAACCTGGAACTATCACTGCTTACCCTAAGTCAGTTGCTCGATTTGCCCTCTGCTGATGGTTTTGATATAGAGGTTCCGGCTTTAAATATAGATGGCGAGCCTTCTTTGGTTGCAAATCCTGACCAGATATTTACTTACGCTCAGGCTAACATGCCCGAAATCAAAGCTGCTGAATATCGCTTGCTTGGCAGCGAAAAACAACTGGCCCGTGCAAAGGGTGGTTATTACCCGTCACTTTCGTTGAGCGGAAGCTGGGGTACAGGTTATTCAGGAGCCAGTCAGATTGTTGATCAGGTACTTCCGGGGCAGCCACAGTTGATTGGGTATGCCTTAAATCCCGATGCAGCCAACCTCGATGTTTATGCCAATTCGTTTGATTATACCTATAAAACAAAAGCGTGGAGCGACCAGATATCTGATAACAATAACCAGTCAATCGGACTTTATTTGACCATTCCGATTTTAAACGGCTGGCAAAGTCGCACCAATGTGAGCAAGGCTAAAATTGCGCTCGATAATTCAAAGATTGATCTTGAAGTTCAGAAACTGCAATTGCGCAAGACCATTCAACAGGCCTGGGCCGATGCAAGGGCTTCGCTTAAACAATATCATGCTGCCGAAAAGAAAGTGAATGCTACCAGGGAGTCTTTCCGCTATGCTGAACAAAAATTTGATGTGGGCATCATGAACTCTGTTGATTACAATAATGCCAAAAAAGATTTGTCGAATGCTGAATCAGAGCAATTACAAAGTAAATTTGACTTTATTTTTAAAACCACAGTTCTGGACTTTTACATGGGCAGACCACTTTCACTCAAATAG
- a CDS encoding efflux RND transporter periplasmic adaptor subunit, protein MKKRKNLIRIGIAAIVLVIIFLAIARKQGLIGKEDITEVTTEKAELRSIIETVSANGKIQPEAEVKISPDVSGEVIEVYIKEGDQVKAGDLLAKIDPKIYTSTYDRILASLNTQKANLANSRARVAQVQAQFINAKASFERNERLWKEKAISASEYDAAKSAFEVAKAEVTAAEENVKASDFSVKSAEASVKEAAENLYKTNIYAPVSGTISKLNVEKGERVAGASQFSAGTEILRIANLAMMEVIVSVNENDIVRVALNDTALVEVDSYLNRKFKGIVTEIATSANVTGLTADQVTNFDVKIRMLPESYGDLIPEESPNASPFRPGMSATVDIQTETALNMLTVPIQSVTTRNDTTSMSGKQDDKQVQKSEEMARNDEPVQEYVFLVKEGAVVLQKVKTGIQDNTYIIITDGLKAGDEVVSGPYRAVSKSLKDGDKVKVVDKAELFKKK, encoded by the coding sequence ATGAAAAAAAGGAAGAATCTGATCAGAATTGGTATTGCCGCAATTGTACTGGTGATTATTTTTTTGGCCATTGCCCGTAAGCAGGGCCTTATAGGCAAAGAAGATATAACTGAAGTTACAACTGAAAAAGCGGAGTTGCGTTCCATTATTGAAACGGTTTCGGCCAACGGGAAGATTCAGCCTGAAGCCGAAGTCAAAATTTCACCTGACGTAAGCGGCGAAGTGATTGAAGTATATATAAAGGAAGGAGATCAGGTAAAGGCAGGTGACTTGCTGGCTAAGATTGATCCGAAAATTTACACCTCAACCTACGATCGTATTCTGGCCAGTCTGAATACTCAAAAGGCCAATCTTGCCAATTCACGGGCGCGTGTAGCACAGGTTCAGGCTCAGTTTATCAATGCAAAAGCCAGTTTTGAACGCAATGAGCGTTTGTGGAAAGAAAAGGCAATTTCTGCCTCTGAATATGATGCGGCAAAATCGGCTTTTGAAGTTGCCAAAGCCGAAGTTACAGCTGCCGAAGAGAATGTGAAAGCTTCTGATTTTTCGGTTAAAAGTGCTGAAGCATCTGTGAAAGAAGCTGCCGAAAATTTATATAAAACAAATATATACGCTCCAGTGTCAGGAACCATTTCGAAACTGAATGTTGAAAAGGGCGAACGTGTAGCCGGTGCTTCACAGTTTTCTGCCGGTACCGAGATTTTGCGTATTGCCAATCTGGCTATGATGGAAGTGATTGTGAGTGTGAATGAGAACGATATTGTACGCGTTGCACTGAACGATACTGCACTGGTTGAAGTGGATTCATACCTTAATCGCAAGTTTAAGGGAATTGTTACCGAGATTGCAACTTCGGCCAATGTTACAGGTTTAACAGCTGATCAGGTCACCAATTTTGATGTCAAAATCAGAATGCTGCCCGAGTCGTATGGCGACCTGATTCCTGAAGAATCGCCCAATGCGTCACCCTTCAGGCCGGGCATGTCGGCTACCGTTGATATTCAAACCGAAACGGCCCTTAATATGTTAACTGTGCCTATTCAGTCAGTAACCACCCGCAATGATACAACTTCAATGAGTGGCAAGCAGGACGATAAGCAGGTGCAAAAGTCAGAAGAAATGGCACGCAATGATGAGCCCGTTCAGGAATATGTGTTCCTGGTTAAAGAAGGTGCTGTTGTTCTTCAGAAGGTGAAAACAGGCATTCAGGATAATACATACATTATTATTACTGATGGCTTAAAGGCTGGTGATGAAGTAGTGAGTGGTCCTTACCGCGCAGTCTCCAAATCGCTCAAAGATGGCGATAAAGTAAAAGTGGTTGATAAAGCTGAGTTGTTTAAGAAAAAATAG
- the tsaB gene encoding tRNA (adenosine(37)-N6)-threonylcarbamoyltransferase complex dimerization subunit type 1 TsaB, whose product MALILNIETATSVCSVSLTNENDILAIRESSEVNSHARVVAVFIDEILKETGVDKRQLDAVAVSKGPGSYTGLRIGVSTAKGLCYALDKPLIGISTLESMACGMKQKSKELSFQLPVLYVPMIDARRMEVYTAVFDEQLQVVSETAASVITGDSFNDLLAGYHLIIAGDGADKCREVLHHPNITFQDNFTVSSAYMNQIAQRQFHSGAFEDVAYFEPFYLKDFIAGKPKVKGLF is encoded by the coding sequence ATGGCTTTGATCCTGAATATTGAAACTGCAACTTCAGTTTGCAGTGTGAGTTTAACAAATGAAAATGATATTCTCGCCATCAGAGAAAGCAGCGAGGTAAATTCTCACGCACGAGTGGTGGCTGTTTTTATTGATGAGATACTGAAAGAAACAGGCGTGGACAAACGTCAGCTTGATGCTGTAGCTGTAAGCAAAGGCCCTGGTTCGTACACAGGCTTGCGCATTGGCGTGTCAACAGCCAAAGGTTTATGTTATGCGCTTGATAAACCACTTATTGGTATCTCTACTCTTGAAAGCATGGCCTGCGGGATGAAGCAGAAATCAAAGGAACTCAGTTTTCAGTTGCCGGTTTTGTATGTTCCCATGATTGATGCCCGCCGCATGGAAGTGTACACCGCTGTTTTTGACGAACAACTGCAAGTGGTAAGTGAAACTGCCGCCAGTGTTATTACAGGTGATTCGTTTAACGATTTGTTGGCCGGATATCATTTGATTATTGCAGGAGATGGCGCTGATAAATGTCGCGAAGTGCTCCATCACCCGAACATCACTTTTCAAGATAATTTTACAGTGTCGTCGGCATATATGAATCAGATAGCGCAACGACAATTTCATTCAGGTGCTTTTGAAGATGTGGCTTATTTTGAGCCTTTTTATCTCAAAGATTTTATTGCCGGCAAGCCTAAAGTGAAGGGGCTGTTTTAA